From Corallococcus silvisoli, one genomic window encodes:
- a CDS encoding virulence-associated E family protein, with translation RRHRARRTEADAKRLAENEAIWRALGTRPPTGQVPTLAVEEGEEDPEAWGRNLIMDISSKGESRIRNCEANVFTVLLSSPEWRGVLRFNEVNKRLEFEGGPLPPGIDPETLDVEITNWLQQSEYGRLGLQPKAAVVAPQLLAVAKRNRYDPVADYLNGLEWDGTPRLNGMLQRYFGAQGDEAHLHTIGAKFAIGAVARALKPGCKVDTVLILEGPQGLRKSTAFRELAAPWFSDAPIDVHNKDSAMLASQFWFIELAELSTLRRAENQALKGFISRTEDTYRPPYGRANVKTARRCVFVGTTNDDAYLRDPTGHRRFWPVLCTNIDIEGLRQDREQLWAEAVLRFKQGEAWWLSDEEARRAEAQAALRAEGAGDGREEAIVQWLLHMPKERRPAEVSILQVATEALGMPTAHVDHRISTEIGTCLVALGFEKHQRRMDGRRPRMYRTPKDLMLARHEGRPAVYPPHVNREFQQASVPRIDSQQEGS, from the coding sequence CGCCGCCACCGGGCCCGCCGCACGGAGGCCGACGCGAAGCGGCTCGCGGAGAACGAGGCCATCTGGCGTGCACTCGGTACCCGTCCTCCAACCGGCCAGGTCCCCACCCTCGCCGTGGAGGAAGGCGAGGAGGACCCGGAGGCATGGGGCCGCAACCTCATCATGGACATCAGCAGCAAGGGCGAGAGCCGCATCCGCAACTGCGAGGCCAACGTCTTCACCGTCCTGCTGTCGTCCCCGGAGTGGCGCGGCGTGCTGCGCTTCAACGAGGTGAACAAGCGCCTGGAGTTTGAGGGCGGCCCGCTACCACCCGGCATCGACCCTGAGACGCTGGACGTCGAGATCACCAACTGGCTCCAGCAGAGCGAGTATGGGCGCCTTGGGCTCCAGCCGAAAGCAGCAGTCGTCGCTCCGCAGCTCCTCGCGGTGGCCAAGCGAAACCGCTACGACCCCGTCGCCGACTACCTGAACGGCCTGGAGTGGGACGGGACGCCGCGTCTCAACGGCATGCTGCAGCGCTACTTCGGCGCCCAGGGAGATGAGGCCCACCTGCACACCATCGGTGCCAAGTTCGCCATCGGCGCCGTAGCGCGGGCGCTCAAGCCGGGCTGCAAGGTGGACACCGTCCTCATTCTCGAAGGGCCCCAGGGCCTGCGGAAGTCCACGGCATTCCGAGAACTGGCCGCGCCGTGGTTCAGCGACGCGCCCATCGACGTCCACAACAAGGACTCAGCAATGCTGGCGTCCCAGTTCTGGTTCATTGAGCTGGCGGAACTCTCCACGCTGCGCCGCGCGGAGAACCAAGCCCTTAAGGGATTCATCAGCCGCACCGAGGACACGTACCGCCCACCGTACGGTCGCGCCAACGTGAAGACGGCCCGTCGATGCGTCTTCGTAGGAACCACGAACGACGATGCCTATCTGCGGGACCCCACGGGACACCGCCGTTTCTGGCCGGTGCTCTGCACAAACATCGACATTGAGGGATTGCGCCAGGACCGCGAGCAGCTATGGGCGGAGGCCGTGCTGCGCTTCAAGCAGGGCGAGGCCTGGTGGCTGTCCGACGAGGAGGCGCGGCGCGCGGAAGCCCAGGCAGCACTCCGAGCCGAAGGAGCAGGCGACGGTCGCGAGGAGGCAATTGTCCAGTGGCTCCTTCACATGCCGAAGGAGCGGCGACCCGCAGAAGTATCCATCCTCCAGGTAGCAACCGAAGCGCTCGGCATGCCCACGGCTCACGTGGACCACCGCATCTCCACCGAGATCGGCACCTGCCTCGTGGCGCTCGGCTTCGAGAAGCACCAGCGCCGCATGGATGGACGCCGGCCTCGCATGTACAGAACGCCAAAGGACCTGATGCTTGCCCGGCATGAAGGCCGTCCTGCGGTCTATCCGCCCCATGTTAATCGGGAATTTCAACAGGCATCAGTCCCAAGAATTGATTCTCAACAAGAGGGCTCGTGA